The DNA region AATATCACCCTTCGTATGCCTGAACAGGTTCCCCCGGCCATTGAAGCATCATTTTCCCTGCTCATCCCCGTCCTGTTCATTTTTGTGACCGCCTACCCTCTCAGCCTGTTGATACAAGGCAGCTTTGGCATGCCTGTTCCCAGAGCGGTCATGGCTCTGTTCGAACCACTGGTGCTGGCATCCAACAGTCTGCCTGCCATTATTGGCGCGGTTATGCTCAGTCAACTGCTCTGGTTTACCGGCATTCATGGTTCAAACATTGTTGTCGGTATTCTGTCCCCTGTTTTTCTTACCAATATTGCCGTCAATGCCAGTGCTTATGCGGCTGGTCAACCAATACCCAACCTGTTTACACAGCCATTTCTGGATTTCTACATTGCCATTGGTGGCTCTGGTGCCACTCTGTCCCTGGCGATCCTGATGAGTTTCAGTCGTACAGCGCACCTGCGCAGCGTAGGCCGCATGAGCCTGTTGCCTGGCATTTTCCAGATCAACGAACCGGTGATATTCGGTACGCCCATTGTGATGAATGCCACCTTTTTCCTGCCGTTTGTGTTCATCCCCATAATCAATGCTACGGTTGCTTACATAGCCACCAGCACAGGGCTTGTTGCCAAAGCCATAGCCGTCACACCGTGGACGACGCCTGCCGTTATTGGTTCAGCCTGGGGAGCGGGGTGGATGATCAGTTCCAGCATTTTGACTGTGTTTCTGATTATTCTCGACCTGGTACTTTACTATCCCTTTTTCAGGGTCTTTGAAAAACAGGGCTTATGATTCATCCACCTCAAAACTGATTATGGATATTAAGCACCTAAGAGGCTTGTTTAGTTTTAAAACAGCCTCTAAGGGGCTTTCTCGAACAAGGCTTCAAAGAAGTCACCCCTGGCAAGAACTATGAATACTCCAAAAGCCGGATAGAGAAAAACTTCCCTACATGGTTGGACAAAAACAAAAAAAATTCGCTACCTGTCTCCGGAAGAAGAAAAAGCCCTTCTTAATACCCTGGAGGAACGACAGGAAGAAGCAAGAGCCACCAGCCCCGTTAAACGATCCCTTCACTGATCATTTGAAGCCAATGGTACTTGTCTCCCGATATTTACATACCAATGATAAGTTGAAGCAAGACGCAGTAGCCATTTTGGAAGCGATTTAAAATCGCTTCCTTTTCCGGGTTAAATTTTTGAAAAACTCGTCATTTATCATCATGTTTTCAGGCCAACATGTAAAAAGGCTCTATTTTTGAGTATTTTTCAGCCAGTCCAGTAGCTTGAAAAAGCCGAATAGCACGACAAGAAAGGGCAGTGTACACAGTATTTTCGCTAACAATTTCAGCTCTTGAAGATAAGCTAAAAAATGCTGCCACGTTGTGAGGGGCTTACGCTCAGGTCTTCTTATATGAACACAAAGGTCCTCCGGTGAAAGGGCTTTTTTATTATCCACGCTCGTAATTGCCGTTTGATTATAATTCCTGTCGCTACTCATAATTCAGCCCTCTGATTAGCTATGGCCTACCCCATCCATGACGACGCAATCTTCATAACTTTCCTATCTGCCCTTGCCCCATAGCTTTCATCATCTGATAGACAAGGCTCACTACCTGACGCGAAACATCCGGATTCGAAAGAAAGTCCATATCCATCCGGTTCTGAACATCCATGCTCTCAATGACTGCGCTTTGAACCGCATCAGGGAAGTCGCCGAGCATCGCCTGCTCTTGAGAGTTGTGGGCCACCTGATCAACAGCCCGGTCATTTTCAGAGACTTTTGCCACTACCTTGTTAAGCCATATCACACGATCACCATCGCTCAAATCTTCTCCGGCAAACAGGTCATTCATCTGCTCCAGAATATCACTCAGCAGTTCACTCTTTTTATCTTTCGGGGCATGACTGCCAATAGAAGTGACTGGGTTTAGCAGATTGCCTCCATCACCTTGTAACTTGAGGTGCTGCGTGCGCTTTTCCTTGAGCTTATAGTGAGTCATTTCCACCAGCTCCAGATCTATATCCTCATCCAGTCGCTCCTGCTTCAGCAACGGTAACAAATGCTTGCCAAATACATTCAGCTGCTCCAGCTCATGGTCATCGAAAGGAACAATCTGTGAGATAAACTCATAAAAACGAATATAGGAGCCAAGATCTTTTTTAAAGGTATCAAGGCTATCCTTGGCTTCTTTTGCAGCCTGGACGCCTCGCTCACACTTCTGACGATACCCCTCTTCACCTTCACTAATCGCTTCTCTCAAGCGTTCCTGAGCGTCTTTAAGGACATCAAGTGCCTCCCGGTAACGTTTGGCAAAACGATCCGCAGGCGGCTTGATATAATTCGATAAAGCGTCTTGTCCACGTTTCGGATCAAAGTAGGCATCGGCAAACTGAGTCACCTCATGCCATTGATAAATCCCCTGCTCACCCAGCTTATGTTGAAGATCATAAACCAGATTAGGTTCGGACTCTCCCGCCAGCTCTGCTACCTGGTAGTAGGTTTTAAACTCCTCCAGAACGTCCTGTGGGTCATTCACAAAGTCCAGAACAAAGGTGGTGTCTTTGCCCGGACAGGTACGGTTCAGCCGGGAAAGCGTCTGAATACAATCAACACCTGTCAGTTTCTTATCCACATACATAGCCACCAGCTTGGGCTGATCAAATCCGGTCTGGAATTTATTAGCCACCAGCATGACCTGATACTCATCGGTATCAAAAGCCTTGCGCATATCGCGCCCGTTTAGATTCGGGTTCAGGTTTCGCTCAGTGAACGGTTCCGGGCCAGATTCTTTATCATCCACCTCTCCAGAAAACGCCACCATCGCTTGTAAACGACCATAGCCTTTTTCCTGAACATACTTATCAAAGGCCAGCTTGTAGCGAACGGCTTCTTTACGGCTTGAAGTCACTACCATCGCTTTGGCTTCACCATTAAGAAGGTGTTTAACACGAGTACGGAAATGCTCAATGATCACTTCCACTTTCTGAGCGATATTATGCGGGTGAAGCCTTGCCCACTTTACCAGCTCTGATTTAGCTCGTTTGGAATCGACTTCACTGTCCTGATTTTCATCAGTGTGAGCCAGCTTATAAGCAACACTGTAGCTGGTGTAATTCTTGAGGACATCGAGAATGTAGCCTTCTTCTATTGCCTGACGCATGGTGTAGACATGATAAGGCTCTGGCTTACTGTCTTCTTTTGCATTGGGCTTACGACCAAACAACTCCAGCGTCTTGGCTTTTGGTGTAGCAGTGAACGCAAAGTAGCTGATTTTGTCACTGCCACGACGAGAAGCCAGTGTTGCATCCAGAATATCTTCGCCGGTGATTTCATCGCTGTCCGACAAATGTTCTGCCATCAACACTTCTCTCATCTGCCGGGCAGTACTGCCTGTCTGGGAGCTATGCGCCTCATCCGCAATGATGGCAAATGAACGTTTAGCCAGACCTTCATTCTCCTGAATGGCTTTCAATACATGTGGAAAGGTCTGAATAGTCACGATGATGATTGAGGTCGCATTCAGCAGTTCCTGAGCCAGCTGTGACGATTTGCTGCCCTGTGCTTCTTCCCGGTTTATCCGGGCAATCATCCCCCGGTTGTGCTCAAACTGGTAAATGGTGTCCTGAAGCTGTGAATCAAGAACGGTTCGGTCCGTAATAACAATCACCGAATCAAACACCTTATTACCCGCCTGCTCCCCTTCCGGATAATGAAGGGAAGCCAGCTGATGACACAGCCAGGCAATAGAGTTCGACTTACCGGAACCAGCACTGTGCTGAATCAGATACCTGGCTCCGGTTCCTTCTTTCCGTACACCATTAAGCAGAGTGCTCACCGCACTCCACTGGTGATAACGGGGAAAAATCATGGTTTCTTTCTTAACAATACGACCGTCAGCCAGTTCTTTATCTTTTACTTCAAGATGAAGATAACGCCCCAGAATCAGCAGAAAATTATCTGGCTGTAAGATTTCTTCCCACAAATAAGCAGTTGCGTAAGGGTGCAATTAAAAGTGTTCTATCCAGTGGCTTTCCAGTACTTATTCCAGTCACCATTAGCCCTTAAAGTTCTAAGGTTCAACATATCGTGAGCATGCTCTGGTTTCCACCATGCTCCGGGAAGTTTCAACCGGGTTTGAACAACAGAACGATTGGAGCTCTCTATTTCACCTGAACCGATAGGCAAATTGGCAGCTTCTGCCGCCTGATAATCAAATTGTCCGGGACGATTCCTGATATAGCGATGACACTCTTCCGATTTGTTGGCTTCCTTTCCAACCTTACCGTTACGATAAGGCTCAAGCTCTGCCAGAACTCTCTCTGACTCACCTGCTTTCATTCTTGTTTTTTGTTCATCAGTCCATTTTTTACGGGCTTTTTCATCTTTTCCAATGCACTCTTTAGCAGCATCTGCGATGTACTCACAAAGGTGATAGTAATCCACCAGAAAACTTCCCTGAGATGCGAATACGCGGTCTGCCTGGCTGGCAATCCACTTAGCCCCATCACTTACACAATGAATAGATGACTGCCGATTCAAACCTTGCTCAATAGCGCAACTCAACCACTGATCGCCTGCTTCACCGGGCTCTCCCATAACTACACGATGTCGCTTATCGCAACTTCCTTGTTCATAAACCAAGCAAAGCTTGGCCTCTTGCCAGTCAACTTTTCTGGCCTTGCGCTTGTCGCCTTCAGCTTCTTCATCAAAAAGAACCACTGGAATCATGCTGCCGTCCATTTCACCAATCAGCTGCTTGCCTTCTCCTACACATTCCTGACAATTTTTCAGGGAAGCTTTAGATTGCTCACTCATGCAGCGGGCGTGACCCAGGGTAATGGCTCGTACTGATGACTCAGGTACGATAACGCCATAATGCTCTTCCATTTTCTGTGAAGCTGTTGCAAAAGAACTGTCTGATGCAAAATCCACCAATCGCCGTTGTAACGGTAAAGAGTAGTCACGACAGTGGATATGGGCATTCTCGGAAAAAGGGCGTATACGATGCCCTGCAACGGTCAAGCATCGCTCACAGAGACGAACTTTGCCGTAAGTGGTCATCCAGTGGAGGTCTTTTTTTTAGTATTTGATTCAGAGTGAAGATCGTGGGCCTCTTCAAACTTTTGCTTCTCTTTATGGGCTCCCCAGTCCGTCAGAAGCTCATTCCCCAGTTCTTTAAGGTTTTCAATGACAGCTTCCTCTGCTTCATCAGCCCGGTCAAGATGACCGGACTTGGCTTCTACCAGACTGATCAATTCAGATACTCTTTTTTCAAGCTCTGGATGGGCAGCAAGTTTTTCCGCAAGGGTTTTGGAAGTAGACATGGAACGCATCGGGTGAAAAATGAACTCTTAGCATTATGGCCAAGTTCTGGGAAATTGCTGACCGGGGAACACTTTTAATTGCACCCGTTGCGTAACCTTCTGCCCCCGGATTCACAATCACATCATTGCCAGCACCACCCTCACGAGTTCCCCGGTTAAACGGCAGAAAGAAGGTATCCATCCCTGCCAGTTTTGTCGTCATCGCAACCTCAAACTGACTGACCGCAAAATGAACCAGCGCACCCCGTTTAAAGGTTAGAAGCGGTTCAGCCTTTTTGGTTTTCGGGTCTTTGGGCTGCCGATCCTTCATGTACTGAAGTCTGGCGTTATCCAGTGACTGTTTGAACGCAGACTTCAATTCACAGGTAGCAACAGGCAAACCATTAACGAATAGCGTCAGATCTATACGTCCATCATAACCATTGGGTGAATAGATCAGTTCAGGAACGACTCGCAGCCGGTTTTTGCCATAACGCTCAAGCGTATCGGGGTTAAGGTGGTGGTCAGGCCTGAAGGTACACACCTTCAGTTTTGCGCCCCGGTCTTTCAGTTCATTGCGTAAAAGCCAGAGCGTACCCTTTTTACCAAGCTCTCTGCCTATCGATTTCAAAAAGGCTTTGTCAGGGTTATTCGGGTAATGTTTAGTGAATCGTTCCCACTGTTCCGGCTGTGTCTCTTTGACATATCCCAACAGGTCTTCCGGGTAGAGAGCCAGCTCACGATCATACTGAGCCGACTCGCCCACCAGCCAGCCACTGTCTGTTAGCTGACCAATAATATAATTCTGGAAAACCAGTTCCCTTGCCTTATCCACCACAAGCTCCTGAACGCTTCACTAAATACATGACACATGTTGTGTTTTATCATGTGTGGTGGTGCTTGGATATGGTGCTTCCGCTATTTTTATAACGTTTTCAATCGGGACGCGTAATATAACGGCCAGGTCATATTCTGCGCTTCCTGCTCATTTCCACCCACCGAACCAATCAGCTTGATGGTACGCTCTGGTGAATAGCGTTCAATATAGGAACGCAAACTCTTGGCTTGAGTCCGGCGACCCGATTTCACTTCGACGGGAACAATCTCCCCTTCCCCTGTCTTAAACAGAAACTCAATTTCCGCCTTCTGATACTCCCAGGAATAGGTTGGATAAATCCCATTAGCCCGTAACTCATTCTGAACAAAGTTCTCTGCCAGATAGCCCTTATACTCAAAACTCTGTTGCCGGTGTTCCTTGTAGCTGATATCGAGTAAATGACCCAGAAGCCCTATATCAAACAGAAACAGCTTAAAGAAGTTTTCTTTCCGGTAGGCTGACAATGGTGTTTTAGGTTCACAGGCAATCGGATAACAACGGGAAATCAGTTTGGTTTTCTCCAGCCATTCAATAGGACCGGATAAATCCATGTAAGTTCTCTTGCGCTCTATCACACCATTAAAGCGATAGCGTTTTACCGATGCGTCAATATTGTTTGCAAGCTGAAGTGGAACATTGCGAAACACCATTTCAATATGGCTGGCATTGGTCTTACCACTGTATTTACCAAAGTCCCGCATATAACCTGAAAGCAAATCACCATGAACCTGGCTGACTTGCTGGCAACGTTCATTGACTCCGATATCCTGACTGCTAAACCAGGTAGCAACTGCTTCAGGCATACCACCGACAAAGTAGTAATCAAGCAGCAAATCCCAAAGCTTATTGTGGACAATTTTAGTCTGGCTGCCTTTACGAAAAGCCTGAAGAATCTTGCTATTGCCAGAGGCCATTACGAACTCTTCAAAACACATTGGAAACAGTTCGGCAGTCTCAACCTTGCCGACAGGGAACGAATCCAGAAGGCCAATATTGGACCCGGAAGCACACAGATAAAGATCAGGCCGCTGTTCAGCAAAAAACTTCAGGCTGTTCAGTGCCTCTGAACACTCTCCAATCTCGTCGAAGAACAGCAGGTCTTTTTCAGGATCAACATCTACGCCAAGTTCCAGTTCAATATTCTCAAGAACATCTGCCGGATTCAGGCTTTCCGTAAACAGCTCCCGCAGGCCCGGATTGGCAAGGAAATCCAGTTTGATCACCTTCCCGAAATGCTGCCCAAAACTGGTTTCTACCAGCCAGGTTTTGCCGACCTGCCTCGCTCCGTCCAGCAGTAATGGCTTGCGGGTAGCCGCTTGTTTCCAGTCCAGCAATCGCTGAATTAATAGTCGTTCCATAGGTTGAGATAGCCTTCAAAACCGGTATTCCTGAGGTTATTGTAGTATCGAAACCCTACCAAACCAACTTTTCAGGTACGACTTTAAGTAATAAATGCAACTTTTTTGGTACGACTTTTTTATTAAAAACCTACTTTTTAAGCCCCACTTACCGACAGAAAAGCTTGAAGCAAGCTGAGTATGGGATACATCAACGTCCGGAAACCTGTATAGAAAACCCACATTTCCTATACATATCACCCGGGCATATATAGAAAAACGGCTTTTTGTATATAGATCAGAAAGGAATAAAGCCTGTAATCGGGTCAGCCACCAGCGTCCTCTTTCTTGACGCTTCAGGGGTTCAACTAGCCAACTTTGTAGCTGTCTTCAATGAGCTGTTTCGCTTTCTCAAAATCTTCCAGCGTCTTGATATTCACTTCCAGGTCACCCGTTCCCCAATGACCAATCCCTCTCACATCACGGGTAAAACCTTTCTCCATTGAGTAGTTATCAGGGTTCAGTTTCAGATAAAGCTGTAGCCGTGGATTGTTTTTGGCTGGGTGAACCTGGATACAGACAAAGTTCTTGATGCGTTTAAAGGCCAGATACAGTTTCAGCTCCTTGCGCTGGACTTCATCCCCCAGCCCATCAATGTAGTCACACACAGTGTTGTATAACTGAACCAGCGGTTGATCCGCTTTGGCGAGATTTTCACTGTGAGTTTTATCCGGGTTTCTGGAAGTAGAAGCCGCTGGGGGGCTGGCAACTGTGGTTTCACTGGAAACCGTCTGGGCATTCACCAGTTCCAGCAGCAACAAGTCTTCATCAAAATAGCGGTAACGCATCAGCTCAATATTCCGGTTGATCTGCTGTACCGCATGTTCGTCGTATTTATTGAAGTCACTGGCAACACAGATCAGGCGAGTGCCGCTCCATTCAATGTTTTCAGCCGCTTCCTTGCCGAACTTGTCCATCACCAGCCATTTAAACTCGGCCTGATGATCCAGCAGCCAGTCCAGATAGAACAGTCCCTGATTAATTACATTCTCGTTGCTATGGCGTTTATATTCGACGATGACCGGACAACCATTTTCATCCAGTCCAAGACTATCAATGCGTCCTTTATGGGTTTTGCCGGTGCTGTATTCTGATGCCAGAAAACGCACGCCAAGAAACACTTCCATATCGCCTTCAATCAAAGCCTGAAGGTCTTTTTCCAGCCTGGCACTATGGCCACTTAACTCAACAGCGGAACCGTTCTGGAACCGGAATAGTTTGGCATCACTCATACACAATCCTGTGTTACCAACCAAAGCCAGGGCCACCAGCCCCCGAGCTTTGTCTGATCTGTTAATTGAGGTTGGTTATAACAATCCGTCCACCAGCGCCTTCATTTCCTTATCAGGCCAGAGGCAGCCTTTGCGACCTTTAACGGTCAGCGGGCGGTTATTGAGCCATTGCTGAATATCCCCATGAGGCGTATCCATCTGCCAGTCGCCACAGAAATTAATGACCTGCTCCGCCTTTTCGAAATCCACATCACAGCACACTTCCAGAGCTTCAAGAAACAGCTGGTCAAACAGTTCCTTTGGCTCCTGAAGCAAGCCTTTGTTGACACCTTTTGCCAGCAGCATAAAACGGGTTTCATCTTCACAGAACAGCACACACTGACGACGCTGGTACGTTAAAAAATGCGCGTGCCAGTGTTGCAGTTTGCCGATGGCAGGCATTTCGGCTTTTTTGGGTGGTTTTGCCGGAAGTTTTGCGGCGAGTTTGGCGGAGCAGTGGATAATCATGCGGCTTCCTTATTCCAGTGGCGAACGTCAATTTTTCCGGTGACGGCGGAGGAGATGAGGGCGGTGCGATGTTCTTTGAGAAGCCCTATCTGACGCAGTGACTTTTCCTCAAGGCGTTCAAACTTATCCAGCTTCCCTTTCAGATACTCCATAATCGCTCTTCTTTCATCATCAGGCGGGATAATCAGCGGTGTCTCTTTGATGTTGGTTGAAGAAATAGAAGCCAGGTTAGTGCTTTGCTTGGCCACCCGATAAAAATGGAACTTCGCATACGATGCCCGTGTCAGTAAATCTAACCATTCCGGCTCAATACCTGTTGGCCTGATCGCAAACACATGATTTTGATGAATACAGGGCTTTATCTCTGACCGCCACACAGCTCCTCGCCCAAGCTTGTCATTATCGCCACCTTCATTCATAAGAACATCACCGTCCTGAAGCTCATAGCGTGACAGGTCATGCGGTTCAATCTGAATATGATGAACATCGTCAAGTTTCAAATAGCCATCCTGAACATTAGCTACACGCAGCATTGGAACATTAATGGTTTCTTTATCCTTTAGATCTTTACCCTTGGGAATACCAGACTGAAGCGTAGCTGTATGCTTTAGACGACGGACAATCCAATGCTCTGGCACTTCACCCAACCACTCCACACCAGAGTCTTTCATCGGCGCATCAGGGGTAAGCCCCTTGGTGACCGCATGGGAGATCACCGCCTGACGCTTTTCTTTCAGCAGGGTAATCAGTTGCTCCTGCTTTTGGATTAGCTGGTCGATTTTGGCGGTTTCGTGGTCAAGAAAGGAGCCAATTCTATCTCCCTCTTTTTTTGGAGGTGAAGGTAGCCGCACCTGAACAAAGTTGCTGTATCTTAATGCCTGACCATCACGGACCAAATTAGTAGTGGATTGCAGTGCCTGAATATATGAAGCACTTTTAAAAAGATACTTGTAGTACTTCGTGCTAATGCCATCCCTGGGAAGGAGTGGTACATAGGCAGAACTAATTGATCCGCTATATCCACAATATTCAATCCCGCCCTGAAAGCTTCGCATACTGATAACAAAGTCACCACATTCTACTTTTTTAAGAATGTCATGCCCTTTCAGTACTTGAACAACTTTTTGCTGTTCCATCTTCATGAAAAGCTTTTGTGGAATAACTCCATACTTTTGCGAAGCGGTAAGCATTTCGTCTTCACGACTGGCTTTGTCATTTCGCTCAGCGAACATCCACTTACTGTACTCTACCCCCCAATGAGCGGGTATTGCTCCTAACCACTCAAAACCAGAGTCCTTATACTCCGGATATTTCTGATACTTGCTCATCAGGAATGAACCTCCTGAAGCAGCGCCATAATCTCCGCGCTCACCTTGTCCAGATCGGCATCAATGGCTTCCAGCGGTCGGGGCGGCTGATACTGGTAGAAATGACGGTTAAAGGGAATTTCATAACCGACAATACCCGGTTGTCCGTCCTGCTCATCGGTCTTGCCGGTATCAATCCAGGCATCCGGAACATGGGGCAACACTTCACGGGCAAAGTAGTCTTCAATGCTTTCGCTCAGAGGAACGTTTTCATTATCCCGCAGGTCCGGATTGGCTTCCGGCTGACCTTTCAGTTTGCCGGATTCATGGAAACAGGCTACTGCCTGTTCATCCTGTTCGGCAAAGTGTTTGCAGATTTGTTTCTTTTCTGCCGCTGTCATTTTTTCCGTAAAGCGGGCAAAAAACTCTTTGCGGCTCATGATCTTTGGCAAACCAATCAGGCTCTGTAAAACCTCAAACCCGGCTGGCGGTGCTAAGTCTATCTGAATGGTCGGGTCTTTCTTCTGGGCTTTTTCCAGATACTCACTGACATAGTTTTGCAGTCGTTCTTCAGTGACTTCAAAAGCCAGCTTTAATGGACGTTCAACGGTTATACGACGATAGCCGAACTCTTTAGTGTCAAATACCTTACAAATGTTGGACTCTTCAAAGTGACCATGAAGCTCAACCACCTGCTCGATCTGTTGTTCAGTCATCATCCGGCGCTTGCTGCCCAGAGATTTACGCATTGGCGCAAACAGGCTGGTCGCATTAATCAGCTGAACTTTGCCTTTGCGTTCTTTGGCTTTATGGTTGCACAGCACCCAGACATAGGTGGCAATGCCGGTGTTATAGAACATATCGGTTGGCAGGGCGACAATGGTTTCCAGCAGGTCGCTTTCAAGAATATAACGGCGAATCTCGCTTTCACCGCTGCCCGCACCACCAGTAAACAGTGGCGAGCCATTCAGAATAATACCAATGCGGGAACCGCCTTTTTTAACGTCCCTGAATTTACTGATCAGGTGAAGCAGAAACAACAGAGAACCATCTGATACACGCGGCAGACCGGGACCAAAACGACCGTCGTACCCTTTAAATTTATGCTCATCGTTTACCTGCTTCTGAACCTTTTTCCAGTCCACACCAAAGGGCGGGTTAGACAGCATGTAATCAAACTTTTCAGTTCGCAGCTGGTCGTCTGATAAGGTGTTGCCCAGTTTGATATTGTCGATCTTCTGACCTTTGATCAACATATCCGCCTTACAGATAGCATAAGATTCAGGGTTCAGTTCCTGACCAAACGCTGCCATGTGCGCCTGACTGTTCAACTCGTGAACGTACTCCATGCCGGAAGACAAAAAGCCACCGGTGCCTGAAGTCGGATCATAGATGGAACGGACAATACCGGGTTGTGTTAAAGCTTCATTGTCTTCACAAAACACTAAAGAAGTCGTTAGTCGTACAATGTCTCTGGGGGTAAAATGTTCACCAGCCGTTTCGTTGGAACTTTCCGCAAAACGACGGATCAGTTCTTCAAACACCAGACCCATTTCATAGTTCGAAATCGCTGCCGGGCTCAGGTCGATATTGGCGAACTTGTCACACACCTTGTAAAGCAGGTCGGCATCCTGAAGTTTGTCCAGAAAGTCTTCGAAAGCAAAGTGTTCAAAAATCTCACGAGCATCTTTGCTAAATGCCTGAACGTAGGCATCAATGTTATCCAGCACCTGAGTTTCACCCAGTTTGCCCAGATCCATCTTCGAAGTGTTGTAAAACGGCAAATCTGCGGTATGAAGCAACACTTTTTCCTGTGCTTCCAGTGGCAAGCCTTTTACCTGCTCGTACTTGTTCAGCACCGCCTGCTTGCTGGGAGCCAACACACATTCCAGTCGGCGCAACAGGGTAAATGGCAGAATTACACGCCCATACTGCGACTGTTTGAAATCACCACGAAGCAAATCAGCCACGGCCCAGATAAACGCTGCCGTGCTGCTGAAGTTGTTGGTCATATTGGGTTCCCGGTAATGCCTGGAGAAAATAATGGTGGGTATTGTGTGGTATGGGGTGGTAATGCTCAAGGTGAAGCAGGTATTTGAAATACACAGCTCCTCACCTCACTACCTTAGAGAGAGTTGCTATTTGAAGTTTCTGGAAAGAAAAACTGCTTCTGAAGGCGGCCCAGTGGCGGCCCGGAGATAAGAAGTATTTTGGAAAAAGTGCGAAACCCGCATGAAATATGGCGCACCTGAGTGGATTCGAACCACCGACCAATGCCTTCGGAGGGCACTACTCTATCCAGCTGAGCTACAGGTGCGTATAAGCTGCGATGGGCTGAGAATTCAACGGGCAGCGGCTGCAATACTACTGACCAGACCGCTCTTTGTCCATGACTTTTTGAGTTTCAACTCAGTGGTACTAACGTATTTGGCAAGGTAATTTTGTACCTCTTTTACCTCGTACGCATACGCCACCCTCATCCACGTACAAACCACTGTTTTGAGGAGCGCATCTGTTCTATAATCCGCAATGCTTAAGAACAATTCAGCTCACAGGTTCACATTCAGACAGATCCGTTTTCCTGACAGGAAGACAAGGTCTCAGACAATAAAAATCATCGTGTTCCTGATGTTGTCATAATGAGGATAAGCGAGTGGCTTGGGTTACACACATGCGATTGTTGACGATTTTATTGGGGGGGCTTTTCCCGATGATGGCACTGGCTAAACCGGTGCCGCTGGACGATGTTTCCCGTCAGGAAATTGCTGAACGAATAGCT from Endozoicomonas sp. NE40 includes:
- a CDS encoding DUF5655 domain-containing protein — translated: MSDAKLFRFQNGSAVELSGHSARLEKDLQALIEGDMEVFLGVRFLASEYSTGKTHKGRIDSLGLDENGCPVIVEYKRHSNENVINQGLFYLDWLLDHQAEFKWLVMDKFGKEAAENIEWSGTRLICVASDFNKYDEHAVQQINRNIELMRYRYFDEDLLLLELVNAQTVSSETTVASPPAASTSRNPDKTHSENLAKADQPLVQLYNTVCDYIDGLGDEVQRKELKLYLAFKRIKNFVCIQVHPAKNNPRLQLYLKLNPDNYSMEKGFTRDVRGIGHWGTGDLEVNIKTLEDFEKAKQLIEDSYKVG
- a CDS encoding DUF6933 domain-containing protein; translation: MIIHCSAKLAAKLPAKPPKKAEMPAIGKLQHWHAHFLTYQRRQCVLFCEDETRFMLLAKGVNKGLLQEPKELFDQLFLEALEVCCDVDFEKAEQVINFCGDWQMDTPHGDIQQWLNNRPLTVKGRKGCLWPDKEMKALVDGLL
- a CDS encoding restriction endonuclease subunit S; translated protein: MSKYQKYPEYKDSGFEWLGAIPAHWGVEYSKWMFAERNDKASREDEMLTASQKYGVIPQKLFMKMEQQKVVQVLKGHDILKKVECGDFVISMRSFQGGIEYCGYSGSISSAYVPLLPRDGISTKYYKYLFKSASYIQALQSTTNLVRDGQALRYSNFVQVRLPSPPKKEGDRIGSFLDHETAKIDQLIQKQEQLITLLKEKRQAVISHAVTKGLTPDAPMKDSGVEWLGEVPEHWIVRRLKHTATLQSGIPKGKDLKDKETINVPMLRVANVQDGYLKLDDVHHIQIEPHDLSRYELQDGDVLMNEGGDNDKLGRGAVWRSEIKPCIHQNHVFAIRPTGIEPEWLDLLTRASYAKFHFYRVAKQSTNLASISSTNIKETPLIIPPDDERRAIMEYLKGKLDKFERLEEKSLRQIGLLKEHRTALISSAVTGKIDVRHWNKEAA
- a CDS encoding type I restriction-modification system subunit M, with the protein product MTNNFSSTAAFIWAVADLLRGDFKQSQYGRVILPFTLLRRLECVLAPSKQAVLNKYEQVKGLPLEAQEKVLLHTADLPFYNTSKMDLGKLGETQVLDNIDAYVQAFSKDAREIFEHFAFEDFLDKLQDADLLYKVCDKFANIDLSPAAISNYEMGLVFEELIRRFAESSNETAGEHFTPRDIVRLTTSLVFCEDNEALTQPGIVRSIYDPTSGTGGFLSSGMEYVHELNSQAHMAAFGQELNPESYAICKADMLIKGQKIDNIKLGNTLSDDQLRTEKFDYMLSNPPFGVDWKKVQKQVNDEHKFKGYDGRFGPGLPRVSDGSLLFLLHLISKFRDVKKGGSRIGIILNGSPLFTGGAGSGESEIRRYILESDLLETIVALPTDMFYNTGIATYVWVLCNHKAKERKGKVQLINATSLFAPMRKSLGSKRRMMTEQQIEQVVELHGHFEESNICKVFDTKEFGYRRITVERPLKLAFEVTEERLQNYVSEYLEKAQKKDPTIQIDLAPPAGFEVLQSLIGLPKIMSRKEFFARFTEKMTAAEKKQICKHFAEQDEQAVACFHESGKLKGQPEANPDLRDNENVPLSESIEDYFAREVLPHVPDAWIDTGKTDEQDGQPGIVGYEIPFNRHFYQYQPPRPLEAIDADLDKVSAEIMALLQEVHS